One Saimiri boliviensis isolate mSaiBol1 chromosome 5, mSaiBol1.pri, whole genome shotgun sequence genomic window carries:
- the COPS8 gene encoding COP9 signalosome complex subunit 8, whose product MPVAVMAESAFSFKKLLDQCENQELEAPGGIATPPVYGQLLALYLLHNDMNNARYLWKRIPPAIKSANSELGGIWSVGQRIWQRDFPGIYTTINAHQWSETVQPIMEALRDATRRRAFALVSQAYTSIIADDFAAFVGLPVEEAVKGILEQGWQADSTTRMVLPRKPVAGALDVSFNKFIPLSEPAPVPPIPNEQQLARLTDYVAFLEN is encoded by the exons ATGCCAGTGGCGGTGATGGCGGAAAGTGCCTTCAGTTTCAAAAAGTTGCTGGATCAGTGCGAGAACCAGGAGCTCGAG GCTCCTGGAGGAATTGCTACACCCCCAGTGTATGGTCAGCTTCTAGCTTTATATTTGCTCCATAATGACAT GAATAACGCAAGATACCTTTGGAAAAGAATACCACCTGCTATAAAATCT GCAAATTCTGAACTTGGGGGAATTTGGTCAGTAGGACAAAGAATCTGGCAGAGAGATTTCCCTGGGATCTATACAACCATCAACGCTCACCAGTGGTCTGAGACGGTCCAGCCAATTATGGAAGCACTTAGAG ATGCAACAAGGAGACGAGCCTTTGCCCTGGTCTCTCAAGCGTATACTTCAATAATTGCTGATGATTTTGCAGCCTTTGTGGGACTCCCTGTAGAAGAGGCTGTGAAAG GTATATTAGAGCAAGGATGGCAAGCTGATTCCACCACAAGAATGGTCCTGCCCAGAAAGCCAG ttgcAGGGGCCCTTGATGTTTCCTTTAACAAGTTTATTCCCTTATCAG AGCCTGCTCCAGTTCCCCCAATACCCAATGAACAGCAGTTAGCCAGACTGACGGATTACGTGGCTTTCCTTGAAAACTGA